A region of Thermus oshimai DSM 12092 DNA encodes the following proteins:
- the mltG gene encoding endolytic transglycosylase MltG, translated as MREGPRAWLWRGVVGLFLTFLLLLLYALWLLGPTGKEALVRVPKGATAQEVARTLEEAGLVRSAYPFSAYLRFSGKARKLVPGVYRLRGEGAFRLARALTGGVRPLTVTLTFPEGLRAQDYARRLQEAGLPGEAFLRLVEDPGPLKPPFVEGRGLEGYLFPATYTFDLLATPEELVRAMLDRFRMELTPEVEEALGRLGLSVHAWVTLASIVQQEAGAEAEMPYIAGVFLNRLERGMPLQADPTVAYALGKPLPALDRKAGDFAVDSPYNTYRYKGLPPGPIANPGRAALRAVLSPKRQDEGGRPYLYFFHAQGRLFLNADFEGHLRDLALHR; from the coding sequence TTGCGGGAGGGGCCTAGGGCGTGGCTCTGGCGGGGGGTGGTGGGGCTTTTCCTCACCTTCCTCCTCCTGCTCCTCTACGCCCTTTGGCTTTTGGGCCCCACGGGGAAGGAGGCCCTGGTGCGCGTCCCCAAAGGGGCCACGGCCCAGGAGGTGGCCCGGACGCTGGAGGAGGCCGGGCTCGTCCGCTCCGCCTACCCCTTCTCCGCCTACCTGCGCTTTTCCGGCAAAGCGCGGAAGCTCGTCCCCGGGGTTTACCGGCTTAGGGGGGAAGGGGCCTTCCGCCTGGCCCGGGCCCTCACCGGGGGGGTGAGGCCCCTCACGGTGACCCTCACCTTCCCCGAGGGCCTCCGCGCCCAGGACTACGCCCGGCGGCTTCAGGAGGCGGGGCTGCCCGGGGAGGCCTTCTTGAGGCTGGTGGAAGACCCAGGGCCCCTCAAGCCCCCGTTTGTGGAGGGGCGGGGCCTCGAGGGCTACCTCTTCCCCGCCACCTACACCTTTGACCTCCTCGCCACCCCCGAGGAGCTGGTCCGGGCCATGCTGGACCGCTTCCGGATGGAGCTCACCCCCGAGGTGGAGGAGGCCCTAGGGCGCCTCGGGCTTTCCGTCCACGCCTGGGTGACCCTGGCCTCCATCGTCCAGCAGGAGGCGGGGGCTGAAGCGGAGATGCCCTACATCGCCGGGGTCTTCCTGAACCGCCTGGAACGGGGCATGCCCCTCCAGGCGGACCCCACCGTGGCCTACGCCCTGGGTAAGCCCCTCCCCGCCCTGGACCGGAAGGCGGGGGACTTCGCCGTGGACTCCCCCTACAACACCTACCGCTACAAGGGCCTCCCCCCGGGGCCCATCGCCAACCCCGGCCGGGCGGCCCTCCGGGCGGTCTTAAGCCCCAAGCGCCAGGACGAAGGGGGCCGCCCCTACCTCTACTTCTTCCACGCCCAGGGGCGGCTTTTCCTCAACGCGGACTTTGAGGGCCACCTCCGCGACCTGGCCCTACACCGCTAA
- a CDS encoding carbohydrate ABC transporter permease: protein MGKPWRRRLPLILFSLPALGTLGLFVLYPFLDVLRFSTWEWSGLSEPKPVGLKNYAHLLQDPAFWGSLWVTLKFMLLALPLFVGLSVALALALEGAPYERLAKSLLFLPGLVTLGGATLSWYTLFTPEYGALAQFLPVPPWDREGFWALAVVVLFTLWRHLGYGVLVASARLKAIPKTLLEAAYVDGAGPFEAFRYVTLPLLRPALAFLVVVGTVLALQSYSAVFLLTRGGPFGATRVLGYYLYEAGFENFRLGYAAAVTVVILLLTLFFAYAQLRLLRSED from the coding sequence ATGGGCAAACCCTGGAGGCGGCGCCTTCCCCTCATCCTCTTTTCCCTCCCCGCCTTGGGGACCTTGGGGCTTTTCGTCCTCTACCCCTTCTTGGATGTCCTCCGCTTCTCCACCTGGGAGTGGTCCGGGCTTTCCGAGCCCAAGCCCGTGGGGCTTAAGAACTACGCCCACCTCCTCCAGGACCCCGCCTTTTGGGGCAGCCTCTGGGTCACCCTGAAGTTCATGCTCCTCGCCCTCCCCCTCTTCGTGGGGCTTTCCGTGGCCCTGGCCCTGGCCCTGGAGGGGGCGCCCTACGAGCGCCTGGCCAAAAGCCTCCTCTTCCTGCCGGGGCTGGTCACCCTGGGGGGGGCCACCTTGAGCTGGTACACCCTCTTCACCCCGGAGTACGGGGCCCTGGCCCAGTTCCTCCCCGTCCCCCCCTGGGACCGGGAGGGGTTCTGGGCCCTGGCGGTGGTGGTCCTCTTCACCCTCTGGCGGCATCTGGGCTACGGGGTGCTGGTGGCCTCCGCCCGGCTCAAGGCCATCCCCAAGACCCTCCTGGAGGCGGCCTACGTGGACGGGGCGGGGCCCTTTGAGGCCTTCCGCTACGTGACCCTGCCCCTCCTCCGGCCCGCCCTGGCCTTCTTGGTGGTGGTGGGGACGGTCCTCGCCCTCCAGTCCTACAGCGCCGTCTTCCTCCTCACCCGGGGGGGGCCTTTCGGGGCCACCCGGGTCCTGGGCTACTACCTGTACGAGGCGGGGTTTGAGAACTTCCGCCTGGGCTACGCCGCGGCGGTCACCGTGGTCATCCTCCTCCTCACCCTCTTCTTCGCCTACGCCCAGCTCCGGCTTCTCCGCTCGGAGGATTAG
- the carA gene encoding glutamine-hydrolyzing carbamoyl-phosphate synthase small subunit → MAGLKERAVLVLEDGTVYHGYAFGARGKTVGEVVFNTAQTGYQEIMTDPSYHGQIVVMTYPHQGNYGVNVYDMQSNRPWVRGFVAKEFSRVASSPRAQQTLQEFMEFYGVVGLEGIDTRALVRKIREGGVLKGVIAHASLYGAPDHAFTEEELGALKEEARAWRDIDGRDMTPEVTTPLPYAWPTLKTGRRIVVMDFGIKHAIVENLAAQGFEIIVVPGKTPASQIMALEPHGLFISNGPGDPSMPRYAHETIWKLMGLLPTFGICLGHQLLALAAGGRTYKMKFGHRGANHPVKNLQTGKIEITSQNHGYAVDIDSLKDFKPTHVNLNDGTLEGMTHVRYPVFSVQYHPEAAPGPHDALYLFRRFLEEVEAFHGATGLPVEKQRADGFGV, encoded by the coding sequence ATGGCAGGACTAAAGGAGCGCGCGGTTTTGGTGCTGGAAGACGGCACCGTCTACCACGGCTACGCCTTCGGGGCCCGGGGGAAGACGGTGGGGGAAGTGGTCTTCAACACCGCCCAGACGGGCTACCAGGAGATCATGACCGACCCCAGCTACCACGGGCAGATCGTGGTCATGACCTACCCCCACCAGGGGAACTACGGGGTGAACGTCTACGACATGCAGTCCAACCGCCCCTGGGTGCGGGGCTTCGTGGCCAAGGAGTTCAGCCGGGTGGCCTCGAGCCCCCGCGCCCAGCAGACCCTGCAGGAGTTCATGGAGTTCTACGGGGTGGTGGGCCTGGAGGGCATCGACACCCGGGCCCTGGTGCGGAAGATCCGGGAAGGGGGGGTCCTAAAGGGGGTCATCGCCCACGCGAGCCTCTACGGCGCCCCCGACCACGCCTTCACGGAGGAGGAGCTTGGGGCCCTAAAGGAGGAGGCCCGGGCCTGGCGGGACATCGACGGGCGGGACATGACCCCCGAGGTCACCACCCCCCTCCCCTACGCCTGGCCCACCCTGAAAACCGGGCGGCGCATCGTGGTCATGGACTTCGGCATCAAGCACGCCATCGTGGAGAACCTGGCGGCCCAAGGCTTTGAGATCATCGTGGTGCCGGGCAAGACCCCGGCCAGCCAGATCATGGCCCTCGAGCCCCACGGCCTTTTCATCTCCAACGGCCCCGGGGACCCCTCCATGCCCCGCTACGCCCACGAGACCATCTGGAAGCTCATGGGCCTCCTCCCCACCTTCGGCATCTGCCTGGGGCACCAGCTTCTGGCCCTGGCCGCGGGGGGGCGCACCTACAAGATGAAGTTCGGCCACCGCGGGGCCAACCACCCGGTGAAGAACCTGCAGACGGGCAAGATTGAGATCACCAGCCAGAACCACGGCTACGCGGTGGACATCGACTCCCTCAAGGACTTCAAGCCCACCCACGTGAACCTGAACGACGGGACCCTGGAGGGCATGACCCACGTGCGCTACCCCGTCTTCTCCGTGCAGTACCACCCGGAAGCCGCCCCCGGCCCCCACGACGCCCTCTACCTCTTCCGCCGCTTCCTGGAGGAAGTGGAGGCCTTCCACGGGGCCACGGGGCTCCCGGTGGAGAAGCAAAGGGCAGACGGCTTCGGGGTCTAA
- a CDS encoding N-acetyltransferase, with protein sequence MNPLPEVRRGAGVELRKARLSDVDAIYWLIRYWAEKGLMLVRSHSHLYENIRDFFVLEDEDGQIVGTGALHVLWRDLGEIRGLAVHPARQGEGLGRWLVLAAEREARDLGLPRVFAWTLQVGFFRGLGYQVTTREALPPKVWSECNACPFYENCREIAVVKWLYPREADL encoded by the coding sequence ATGAATCCCCTCCCCGAGGTGCGGCGGGGGGCGGGGGTGGAGCTTAGGAAGGCCCGGCTTTCCGATGTGGACGCCATCTACTGGCTCATCCGCTACTGGGCGGAAAAGGGCCTGATGCTGGTCCGGAGCCACAGCCACCTCTACGAAAACATCCGGGACTTCTTCGTCCTGGAGGACGAGGACGGGCAGATCGTGGGCACAGGGGCCCTGCACGTCCTCTGGCGGGACCTGGGGGAGATCCGGGGCCTCGCCGTCCACCCGGCAAGGCAAGGGGAGGGCCTTGGGCGCTGGCTGGTGCTAGCGGCGGAGCGGGAGGCCCGGGATCTGGGCCTGCCCCGGGTCTTCGCCTGGACCCTGCAGGTGGGCTTCTTCCGGGGCCTCGGCTACCAGGTCACCACCCGGGAGGCCCTGCCCCCCAAGGTGTGGAGCGAGTGCAACGCCTGCCCCTTCTACGAGAACTGCCGGGAGATCGCGGTGGTAAAGTGGCTTTACCCCAGGGAGGCCGACCTCTAG
- the argH gene encoding argininosuccinate lyase, whose translation MGHRTWGGRFSEGPDALAARFNASLPFDRALWREDLFQNRVHARMLHKVGLLSEAELKAILQGLDRIEEEIERGTFPWREELEDVHMNLEARLVELIGPPGGKLHTARSRNDQVATDLRLFLRGALDELLEEIRGLKRVLVAEAERHLEPLHVLPGYTHLQRAQPILLSHWFLAYYEMLSRDEGRLKDARERLNESPLGAAALAGTGFPIDRHFTAKELGFRAPMRNSLDAVASRDFALEVLSALNIGQLHLSRLSEELILYSTEEFGFVEIPDAFATGSSIMPQKKNPDILELIRAKAGRVLGALVALSTVVKGLPLTYNKDLQEDKEPLLDALSTYRDSLRLLKALLPGLKWNRARMWRAAEEGYALATELADYLAEKGLPFREAHHVVGRLVRKLSEEGRPLKALTLEELRAHHPLFAEDALPLLRLETAIHRRGSYGGTAPEAVRERVLEARKEVGLEGA comes from the coding sequence ATGGGGCATAGGACCTGGGGCGGCCGCTTCAGCGAGGGGCCGGACGCCCTCGCAGCCCGGTTCAACGCCTCCCTCCCCTTTGACCGGGCCCTTTGGCGGGAAGACCTCTTCCAAAACCGGGTGCACGCCCGCATGCTCCACAAGGTGGGCCTCCTTTCGGAAGCGGAGCTAAAGGCCATCCTCCAGGGCCTGGACCGGATTGAGGAGGAGATTGAAAGGGGCACCTTTCCCTGGCGGGAGGAGCTGGAGGACGTGCACATGAACCTCGAGGCCCGCCTCGTGGAGCTCATCGGCCCCCCTGGGGGCAAGCTCCACACCGCCCGGAGCCGCAACGACCAGGTGGCCACCGACCTACGGCTCTTCCTCCGGGGTGCCCTGGACGAGCTCTTGGAGGAAATCCGGGGCCTAAAGCGGGTTCTGGTGGCGGAGGCGGAGCGGCACCTGGAACCCCTCCATGTCCTCCCCGGCTACACCCACCTGCAACGGGCCCAGCCCATCCTCCTTTCCCACTGGTTTTTGGCCTACTACGAGATGCTCTCCCGGGACGAGGGGCGGCTAAAGGACGCCCGGGAGAGGCTCAACGAAAGCCCCTTGGGGGCCGCGGCCCTGGCGGGGACGGGCTTCCCCATAGACCGGCACTTCACCGCCAAAGAGCTTGGCTTCCGCGCCCCCATGCGGAACTCCCTGGACGCGGTGGCCTCCCGGGACTTCGCCCTCGAGGTCCTCTCCGCCCTAAACATCGGCCAGCTCCACCTGTCGCGCCTTTCGGAAGAGCTCATCCTCTATAGCACCGAGGAGTTCGGCTTCGTGGAGATCCCCGACGCCTTCGCCACCGGGTCTTCCATCATGCCCCAGAAGAAGAACCCGGACATCCTGGAGCTCATCCGGGCCAAGGCGGGAAGGGTTTTGGGGGCGCTGGTGGCCCTCTCCACGGTGGTGAAGGGGCTTCCCCTCACCTACAACAAGGACCTCCAGGAGGACAAGGAGCCCCTTCTGGATGCCCTTTCCACCTACCGGGATAGCCTGAGGCTCCTGAAGGCCCTCCTCCCAGGGCTTAAGTGGAACCGGGCCCGGATGTGGCGGGCGGCGGAGGAGGGGTACGCCCTGGCCACGGAGCTTGCGGACTACCTGGCGGAAAAAGGGCTTCCTTTCCGGGAGGCCCACCACGTGGTGGGGCGGCTGGTGCGGAAGCTTTCCGAGGAGGGGCGCCCCCTGAAGGCCCTCACCCTGGAGGAGCTTAGGGCCCACCACCCCCTCTTCGCCGAGGACGCCCTGCCCCTCCTCCGGCTGGAGACCGCCATCCACCGGAGAGGGTCCTACGGGGGCACGGCCCCGGAGGCGGTGCGGGAACGGGTTTTGGAGGCCAGGAAGGAGGTGGGGCTTGAAGGAGCTTGA
- a CDS encoding argininosuccinate synthase produces MKIVLAYSGGLDTSIILKWLKETYGAEVIAFTADIGQGEEVEEARLKALRTGASKAIALDLREEFVRDFVFPMMRAGAVYEGYYLLGTSIARPLIAKYLVKIAEEEGAEAIAHGATGKGNDQVRFELTAYALKPDIRVIAPWREWSFQGRQEMMAYAEAHGIPVPVTQEKPYSMDANLLHISYEGGVLEDPWAEPPKGMFRMTQDPEEAPDEPEYVEIAFKAGDPVAVNGERLSPAALLQKLNEIGGRHGVGRVDLVENRFVGLKSRGVYETPGGTLLYHARRAVESLTLDREVLHQRDALSPKYAELVYYGFWYAPEREALQAYFDHVAKAVTGVARLKLYKGNAYVVGRKAEKSLYRKDLVSFDQAGGYNQKDAEGFIKIQALRLRVRALVEGKGHGA; encoded by the coding sequence ATGAAGATCGTCCTGGCATACTCCGGCGGGCTGGACACCAGCATCATCCTCAAGTGGCTGAAGGAAACCTACGGGGCCGAGGTCATCGCCTTCACCGCGGACATCGGCCAGGGGGAGGAGGTGGAGGAGGCCCGCCTCAAGGCCCTAAGGACCGGGGCCTCCAAGGCCATCGCCCTGGACCTACGGGAAGAGTTCGTGCGGGACTTCGTCTTCCCCATGATGCGCGCGGGGGCGGTGTACGAAGGCTACTACCTCCTGGGCACCTCCATCGCCCGGCCCCTCATCGCCAAGTACCTGGTGAAGATCGCCGAGGAGGAAGGGGCAGAGGCCATCGCCCACGGGGCCACGGGCAAGGGGAACGACCAGGTGCGCTTTGAGCTCACCGCCTACGCCTTAAAGCCGGACATCCGGGTCATCGCCCCCTGGCGGGAGTGGAGCTTCCAGGGCCGGCAGGAGATGATGGCCTACGCCGAGGCCCACGGCATCCCCGTGCCCGTGACCCAGGAAAAGCCCTACTCCATGGACGCCAACCTCCTCCACATCTCCTACGAGGGCGGGGTCCTGGAAGACCCCTGGGCCGAGCCCCCTAAGGGGATGTTCCGCATGACCCAAGACCCCGAGGAGGCCCCAGACGAGCCCGAGTACGTGGAGATCGCATTTAAGGCGGGGGACCCGGTGGCGGTGAACGGGGAGAGGCTTTCCCCCGCGGCCCTTCTCCAAAAGCTCAACGAGATCGGGGGCCGGCACGGGGTGGGCCGGGTGGACCTGGTGGAAAACCGCTTCGTGGGGCTAAAGTCCCGCGGGGTCTACGAGACCCCAGGGGGCACCCTCCTCTACCACGCCCGCCGGGCGGTGGAGAGCCTCACCCTGGACCGGGAGGTCCTTCACCAGCGGGACGCCCTCTCCCCCAAGTACGCGGAGCTGGTCTACTACGGCTTCTGGTACGCCCCCGAGCGGGAGGCCCTCCAGGCCTACTTTGACCACGTGGCGAAGGCCGTGACCGGCGTGGCCCGGCTCAAGCTCTACAAGGGGAACGCCTACGTGGTGGGCCGGAAGGCGGAAAAGAGCCTTTACCGAAAGGACCTGGTGTCCTTTGACCAGGCGGGGGGCTACAACCAGAAGGACGCGGAGGGGTTCATCAAGATCCAGGCCCTGCGCCTTAGGGTCAGGGCCCTGGTGGAGGGCAAAGGGCATGGGGCATAG
- a CDS encoding carboxypeptidase-like regulatory domain-containing protein, whose translation MGLSLLLTACPGPRSALPSGDHTLNVAVVSEGAGAPVQGTTLRLYLERLLLRTASANAEGRFTFDRLPEGVYRLEVQKPGMAGSVVEGIRVPDMDSITVIQKPAFDQSATTTPPTLIVTQNGTDPLEGQTFTNAIPFRVQVDTSKDYVKPMRYIYVALGRTPGAAFLTQTATSSRRLFTDTEDTDNQTLSGSQVAGFGDVDGEEVYLEVVAYDFNNNRSHYILPLTFINTASAQNNTVSAPTGVAATAITLTQAVGFYSVKAPTTLTVPLGKGQVGEMPLAAPEGSNLYVEVRWCYTASTVPFAFDIERSEDGQNWTRVGTVGGSRSNSCPSNAFNRPFYFRDASPDLTPGQTYYYRVVARGANRAESAPSSTTPLPPFFAPLVAPADEAKDVSKTPDFVIGHPQLDLGADGAAYNLVLWDTLTGDWVAWQTLGGGLLQVEFGTGDQGNGILQGEALVYGFLGNVPTIYTDTTDPNNPNLVPVNVSQGTVTLPYNFDGYASLSELQAYRTYAWQLYASFAYKYNPEENRISAYSVQTWPSSTSFIRLSRPGTQVFEFTTGE comes from the coding sequence ATGGGGTTAAGCCTGCTTCTCACGGCCTGTCCGGGGCCAAGGAGCGCCCTCCCATCGGGTGACCACACCCTAAACGTAGCGGTGGTGAGCGAGGGAGCTGGGGCTCCGGTGCAGGGGACCACCTTGCGCCTATACCTCGAGAGGCTTCTCTTACGCACAGCCAGCGCCAATGCGGAAGGGCGCTTCACCTTTGACCGGCTCCCCGAGGGGGTCTATCGCCTCGAGGTCCAAAAGCCCGGTATGGCGGGGAGCGTGGTGGAGGGCATCCGTGTGCCGGATATGGACAGCATCACCGTCATCCAGAAGCCGGCCTTTGACCAAAGCGCCACCACCACCCCACCTACCCTGATCGTCACCCAAAACGGCACCGACCCTCTGGAGGGCCAGACCTTCACCAACGCCATCCCCTTCCGGGTCCAAGTGGACACCTCCAAGGACTACGTGAAGCCCATGCGCTACATCTACGTGGCCTTGGGCCGCACGCCGGGCGCGGCCTTCCTGACCCAAACCGCCACCTCCAGCCGGCGCCTCTTTACCGATACAGAGGACACCGATAACCAGACCCTCTCTGGTTCCCAAGTGGCTGGCTTCGGGGATGTGGACGGCGAGGAGGTGTACCTAGAAGTGGTGGCCTACGACTTCAACAACAACCGCAGCCACTACATCCTTCCCTTGACCTTTATCAATACCGCTTCTGCGCAGAACAATACGGTAAGCGCCCCTACTGGGGTGGCGGCCACGGCCATCACCCTGACCCAGGCCGTAGGCTTCTACAGCGTTAAGGCCCCCACGACCCTCACCGTGCCCCTGGGCAAGGGTCAGGTGGGGGAGATGCCCCTGGCGGCGCCCGAAGGGAGCAACCTCTACGTGGAGGTGCGTTGGTGCTACACGGCTTCCACGGTTCCCTTCGCCTTTGATATTGAGCGTTCTGAAGACGGCCAGAACTGGACCCGGGTGGGCACCGTGGGGGGTTCTCGAAGCAATAGCTGCCCCAGCAACGCCTTCAACCGCCCCTTCTACTTCCGGGATGCCTCTCCAGACCTCACCCCCGGCCAGACCTACTACTACCGGGTGGTGGCCCGGGGTGCCAACCGGGCGGAGAGCGCCCCCAGCTCCACCACCCCTTTGCCCCCCTTCTTCGCCCCCCTCGTGGCTCCCGCGGACGAGGCCAAGGACGTGTCTAAAACCCCAGACTTTGTCATCGGGCATCCGCAGCTGGATTTAGGCGCGGACGGAGCGGCGTACAACCTGGTCCTCTGGGACACCCTCACCGGGGACTGGGTAGCCTGGCAGACCTTAGGGGGGGGGCTCCTCCAGGTGGAGTTCGGTACAGGGGATCAGGGCAATGGGATTCTCCAAGGGGAGGCTCTGGTGTACGGATTCCTTGGCAACGTCCCCACGATTTACACGGATACGACGGATCCTAACAACCCCAACCTTGTACCCGTAAACGTATCCCAGGGCACCGTGACCCTGCCCTACAACTTTGACGGCTACGCCTCCTTGTCCGAGCTCCAGGCCTACCGAACCTATGCTTGGCAGCTTTATGCCAGCTTCGCCTACAAGTACAACCCGGAGGAAAACCGGATCTCCGCCTACAGCGTTCAGACCTGGCCCAGCTCTACCTCCTTTATCCGCCTAAGCCGCCCTGGGACCCAGGTCTTTGAGTTCACCACGGGGGAGTGA
- a CDS encoding S8 family serine peptidase — protein sequence MRKVNLRPNGRTWLVTLGLALLLGACTQPTGRAPQGPAQAPELASREGVTYVQGQVVVAYQEEGALQEAIRRLGAKEIARIPELKAALLQVPGDALKASQALKGLPGLRYAEPHLAMVQAPKDDPVERLGGGGSLAPLGNPADQVFDELPQYALDPRHLDAKGAWDRGFMGEGVTVAIIDDPADVTHPDLAANWAGRAYDPVTDTTYTSAQDWLNFIQGLGALGETYHGTFVASTVSAPKDGQGIAGLAPRTKFLPVAIFQPGYVGDFYVARGVVWAVNRGAQVLNNSWGGLGYGNLVKEAFDYALANSVVVVASAGNSYKDEVRTPAGYPGIIASAAADGNRNKTDFSTYGRHVSSAAPGLDVLLANPTWLGGGYGLISGTSFSGPYTAAAAALVKAACPEATPYQVRRALETTTWERRFTREKGWGHLNARNLADLLAQGCGALPQKGSVVRVKVEYQNERGTFPGLFADVILRGRGLRPGDPTDPTPMYWAKTDASGEAWFYEIAPGTYDIYVAGADLALTGGLPEERGIFVGTLVATPGSSAGQPDYKPVRLLATEVDLNPTDPYEPNDTRAQAAPIAYGQTTQVAYIFGQPQDYDFFAFTGTAGDQIRARVYARSSLGGTLDSYLYLLDGNGNVLAQNDDLVPGQITDSEITYTLPADGTYYLVVTSYTIAEGGEDNNPFNKYRLELQGTSAP from the coding sequence ATGAGGAAGGTGAATCTACGTCCCAATGGGCGGACTTGGCTGGTCACCCTTGGCTTGGCGCTCCTTCTTGGGGCCTGCACCCAGCCTACGGGCCGCGCTCCACAGGGGCCGGCCCAAGCGCCCGAGCTGGCTTCCCGTGAAGGGGTGACCTACGTTCAGGGCCAGGTGGTGGTGGCCTACCAGGAGGAAGGGGCCCTACAAGAGGCCATCCGTAGGCTAGGGGCAAAGGAAATCGCCCGGATTCCCGAGCTCAAGGCGGCCTTGCTCCAGGTGCCTGGCGATGCCTTGAAGGCTAGCCAGGCTCTTAAAGGGCTCCCCGGTCTTCGCTACGCCGAACCCCACCTGGCCATGGTTCAGGCCCCCAAAGACGATCCTGTGGAGCGGCTTGGCGGGGGTGGGAGCTTGGCCCCTTTGGGTAACCCAGCCGACCAGGTCTTTGACGAGCTTCCCCAGTACGCCCTAGACCCCCGGCACCTGGACGCCAAAGGGGCTTGGGACCGCGGCTTCATGGGCGAGGGGGTGACGGTGGCCATCATTGATGACCCCGCGGACGTCACCCACCCCGACCTGGCGGCCAACTGGGCGGGAAGGGCCTATGACCCGGTAACCGATACCACCTACACCTCCGCCCAAGACTGGCTGAACTTTATCCAGGGCTTAGGGGCTTTGGGGGAGACCTACCACGGCACCTTTGTGGCCTCCACGGTGAGCGCCCCCAAGGACGGCCAGGGGATTGCCGGGCTGGCCCCCAGGACCAAGTTCCTGCCGGTGGCCATCTTCCAGCCGGGCTATGTGGGGGACTTCTACGTGGCCCGGGGGGTGGTCTGGGCGGTGAACCGGGGGGCCCAGGTGCTCAACAACTCCTGGGGTGGCCTAGGGTACGGGAACCTGGTGAAAGAGGCCTTTGACTACGCCCTGGCCAACAGTGTGGTGGTGGTGGCCAGCGCTGGGAACTCCTACAAGGACGAGGTCCGCACCCCCGCGGGCTATCCCGGCATCATCGCCTCGGCTGCCGCGGACGGCAATCGGAACAAGACCGATTTCTCCACCTACGGCCGCCACGTTTCCAGCGCCGCTCCTGGTCTAGACGTGCTCCTTGCCAACCCCACCTGGCTTGGGGGCGGGTACGGCCTTATCTCCGGCACCTCCTTCTCCGGCCCCTACACCGCCGCGGCCGCGGCCCTGGTGAAGGCGGCCTGCCCCGAGGCCACCCCCTACCAGGTACGCCGGGCCCTGGAGACCACCACCTGGGAGCGGCGCTTCACCCGGGAGAAGGGCTGGGGCCATCTGAACGCCCGCAACCTGGCGGACCTCCTGGCCCAGGGGTGCGGCGCCCTGCCCCAGAAGGGCTCGGTGGTGCGGGTCAAGGTGGAGTACCAGAACGAGCGGGGCACCTTCCCGGGCCTTTTCGCGGACGTGATCCTCCGGGGGCGGGGCCTCCGCCCTGGGGACCCCACGGACCCTACGCCCATGTACTGGGCCAAGACGGACGCGAGCGGAGAGGCCTGGTTCTACGAGATCGCCCCCGGTACCTACGATATCTACGTGGCCGGCGCGGATCTGGCCCTCACCGGCGGCCTGCCGGAGGAGCGGGGGATCTTCGTGGGCACCCTGGTGGCCACCCCTGGTTCCAGCGCGGGGCAGCCGGACTACAAGCCGGTGCGCCTCTTGGCCACGGAGGTGGACCTCAACCCCACGGACCCCTACGAGCCCAACGACACCCGGGCGCAGGCCGCGCCCATCGCCTACGGCCAGACCACCCAAGTGGCCTACATCTTCGGCCAGCCCCAGGACTACGACTTCTTCGCCTTCACAGGGACCGCGGGGGACCAGATCCGGGCCCGGGTGTACGCCCGCTCCAGCCTGGGGGGCACCCTGGACTCCTACCTCTACCTCCTGGACGGCAACGGCAACGTGCTGGCCCAGAACGATGACCTTGTCCCCGGGCAGATCACGGATTCCGAGATCACCTACACCCTGCCCGCGGACGGGACGTACTATCTGGTGGTGACGAGCTACACCATCGCCGAAGGCGGTGAGGACAACAACCCCTTCAACAAGTACCGCCTCGAGCTCCAAGGTACGTCGGCTCCCTAG